The genomic region GATCAGGGCGACCTCCAGGTCGGGCTTGCGCGCCTTCAGGCTCGAGGCGGCCGCGATGCCGGCCGCGCCGCCGCCGACGATGACGACGGCGAAGCGTCTCTCGGTTCCCTCTGTCGGTGCGCCGCCGCGCGCCGCGATCCGCCGGGCCGCGCCGTTCATGTCGTAGCCCGCGGCCTTCGTGGCCGCCAGGATCTCCGGCACGGCGCGGCCGCGCCGTGCCTCGGCCAGCGACCAGAGCGTCGCCGAGCGCGAGCCGGTGCGGCAGTAGGCGAGGGTCGGCTTCGGCAGGGCGTCCGCCGCAGCCTTGAAGGCCGCGACGTCTTCGTCGGTGATCCCGCCCGACGTGACGGGCAGGTAGCGCGCGGCGATGCCCGCCTGCCCGGCCAGCCGCTCGATCTCGCCGAAGTTCGGTTGGTCGGGACCCTCGGCATCGGGGCGATTGCAGACGATCGACCGGAACCCGGCAGACGCAGCCGCCGGGATGTCGTCAGGCCCGATCTGCGGGGCGACGGCCAAGTCGTCCGTGATGTGCTTGGCGTCCATGGAGTGTTCCTTTCAATATTTAAAATTACATAATGAACTTGATTGACCCGATCATAGGAGATATTGACAAGGGTGCAATCCCCATAATAGCTGGCAGTGCGCCGTCGAGATGCCGGGACGAACAATATATGATTTCACATATTGAAACGCTGGACGATGCGACCGGCAGACCGGCCTGTCCGCCGGTCATGGGCGATCCCGCTCCCGGCTTCCGGGCACGCACGACGATGGGAGAGCGGATGCTTGAGGATTACCGCGGGCGCTGGCTGGTTTTGTTCTCCCACCCGGCGGACTTCACGCCGGTCTGCACGAGCGAGTTCCTCGCCTTCTCGCGCGCCTATCCCCGCTTCCAGGCGCTGGACTGCGACCTGCTCGGCCTCTCCGTCGACAGCCTGTCGTCGCACCTCGCCTGGGCGCACAACATCGAGGACCGCTTCGGCGTTCGCGTACCGTTCCCGATGCTGGAGGATCCCTCCATGGCCATCGCGCGCGCCTACGGCATGCTGCCTCCGGGCGCCGTATCGAGCGCGACCGTGAGGACCACCTTCGTCATCGATCCGGACGGGATCATCCGGGCCTCCTCCACCTACCCGATGACGGTCGGGCGCAACGTCGAGGAGATCCTGCGCCTCGTCGCCGCGCTTCAGGTCACCGACGAGGCGGACGTCGTCACGCCGGAGGCCTGGCGGCCGGGCGACCCGATCATCGCCGCGCCGCCGCTGACGTTCCACGGAGCCGCCGGCCGCCCGGACGGCGAGGCCGGCGACTGGTACTTTCGAACGGGGACCTTGTGACCATGGCGGAGACGAACGGCCCGCGCCCTATCGTCCGGGGGTTCTACGAGCGGCGAACCGGCAGCATCCAGTACGTGGCCTCGTGCCCGCGGACGAAGCGCTGCGCCATCATCGATCCCGTGCTCGACTTCGACGAGAAGTCGGGCGCGACCGCGACCCGATGCGCCGACGAGATCCTGGACTACGTGCGGGCAGAGGGGCTCACGGTCGAATGGATCCTGGATACGCATCCCCACGCCGACCATTTCTCGGCCGCTCAGTACCTCAAGGAGCGGACCGGGGCCCCGACCGCCATCGGCGAGCGGATCGTCGAGGTCCAGAAGCTCTGGAAGGCCATCTACGGCCTTGCGGACCTGCCGACGGACGGCTCGCAATGGGACCGCACCTTCGCGGAGGGCGACACCTTCTCGGTGGGCGAGGTGCCGGCCCGGGTCCTGTTCTCGCCGGGACACACGTTGGCCTCCGTCACCTGCGTGGTCGGCGACGCCGCCTTCGTGCACGATACCCTGTTCATGCCGGATTCGGGCACCGCGCGCGCCGACTTCCCCGGCGGCAGCGCCGCCGCGCTCTGGCGCTCGATCCAGGCCATTCTCGCGCTGCCCGACGAGACGCGCGTCTTCACCGGTCACGACTATCAGCCGAACGGTCGCGAAGCGCGCTGGGAAAGCACTGTCGCCGAGCAGAAGGCACGCAACACCCACATGGTCGAGGCGCGCACCGAGGCCGACTTCGTGCGCATCCGCGAGGCGCGCGACGCGACCCTGCCGATGCCCAGGCTCATCCTGCACGCCCTGCAGGTCAACATCCGTGGCGGCCGGCTGCCCGACCCCGAGGCGAACGGCAGGCGCTATCTCAAGTTTCCGTTGAACGCCCTGGATGGGGCGGCCTGGGAATGAGCCCGGCGGCATCGCTTCCCGAGGGCAAGGCGCGGGAGGTGGCCGACCTCCTGAGGGTGTTCGCGCACCCGGGCCGCCTGCGCCTCCTCTGCCGTCTGTTCGAGGGCGAGTGCGCCGTCGCCGAAATGGAGCGCGAGCTCGGCATCCGGCAGCCGAGCTTGTCCCAGCATCTGAGCGAGTTGCGCGAGGCCGGGTTGGTCTCGACCCGCCGCGAGCACAAGACCGTCTTCTACACGCTGACGGAGCCGCGTGCGCGCGAGTTCGTCGAGATCCTGCACGAGATGTTCTGCTCGGGCGAGCCGCGGCGGCGTGCTCGGCGCGGGAAGGCGAGCGGACGTGACCGGAACGGCGGGGCGGCCATGTTCGCCTGGACGGGCGGCACGATGGCCGGCCCGGGCCCGGACCGTTCGGAGCGGTCCACGCGGTGAGCGCCGTGCTCGCCTTCCTGTCCGGCGGCTTCGTCGGGTTCAGCCTCGGCCTCATCGGCGGCGGCGGCTCGATCCTGGCCACCCCCCTCCTCCTCTACGTGGTGGGCGTGGGACAGCCGCACGTCGCCATCGGGACGGGGGCGCTCGCGGTGGCGGTCAGCGCCTTCGCGAACTTCGCCGGCCATTGGCGGGCCGGTAACGTGCGCTGGGGCAACGCGCTCGTGTTCGCCGCCTTCGGCGTGATCGGCGCGCTCGGCGGCTCGACGCTGGGCAAGGCCTTCGATGGCGAGCGCCTGCTCTTCCTGTTCGCCCTGGTCATGATCGCCGTCGGGTTGCTGATGCTGCGGTCCGGCACGCGCCGCCGCTCGGCGCCTGCCGCGGCCGGCGAGCCCGTCGCGCCGGCCTTCACGCCGAGGTTGGCCGTGGTGGCGCTGGCCGTCGGCGTCATGTCCGGGTTCTTCGGCATCGGCGGCGGCTTCCTGATCGTGCCGGGTCTCGTGTTCGCGACCGGAATGCCGATGATCAACGCCATCGGCACCTCACTCTTCGCGGTCGGCGCGTTCGGCGTCGCGACAGCGGCCAACTATGCCCTCTCGGGCTTGATCGATTGGCCCGTCGCGGCCCAGTACATCGCCGGTGGCCTCGTCGGCGGCTGGGTCGGGATGCGCCTGGCCTGCCGTCTCGCCGGACGGAAGGGCGCGCTCGACCGGATCTTCGCCTCCCTCAT from Methylorubrum populi harbors:
- a CDS encoding MBL fold metallo-hydrolase, translating into MAETNGPRPIVRGFYERRTGSIQYVASCPRTKRCAIIDPVLDFDEKSGATATRCADEILDYVRAEGLTVEWILDTHPHADHFSAAQYLKERTGAPTAIGERIVEVQKLWKAIYGLADLPTDGSQWDRTFAEGDTFSVGEVPARVLFSPGHTLASVTCVVGDAAFVHDTLFMPDSGTARADFPGGSAAALWRSIQAILALPDETRVFTGHDYQPNGREARWESTVAEQKARNTHMVEARTEADFVRIREARDATLPMPRLILHALQVNIRGGRLPDPEANGRRYLKFPLNALDGAAWE
- a CDS encoding sulfite exporter TauE/SafE family protein, encoding MSAVLAFLSGGFVGFSLGLIGGGGSILATPLLLYVVGVGQPHVAIGTGALAVAVSAFANFAGHWRAGNVRWGNALVFAAFGVIGALGGSTLGKAFDGERLLFLFALVMIAVGLLMLRSGTRRRSAPAAAGEPVAPAFTPRLAVVALAVGVMSGFFGIGGGFLIVPGLVFATGMPMINAIGTSLFAVGAFGVATAANYALSGLIDWPVAAQYIAGGLVGGWVGMRLACRLAGRKGALDRIFASLIFAVAAYMLYRTGGAWT
- a CDS encoding peroxiredoxin is translated as MISHIETLDDATGRPACPPVMGDPAPGFRARTTMGERMLEDYRGRWLVLFSHPADFTPVCTSEFLAFSRAYPRFQALDCDLLGLSVDSLSSHLAWAHNIEDRFGVRVPFPMLEDPSMAIARAYGMLPPGAVSSATVRTTFVIDPDGIIRASSTYPMTVGRNVEEILRLVAALQVTDEADVVTPEAWRPGDPIIAAPPLTFHGAAGRPDGEAGDWYFRTGTL
- a CDS encoding metalloregulator ArsR/SmtB family transcription factor — translated: MSPAASLPEGKAREVADLLRVFAHPGRLRLLCRLFEGECAVAEMERELGIRQPSLSQHLSELREAGLVSTRREHKTVFYTLTEPRAREFVEILHEMFCSGEPRRRARRGKASGRDRNGGAAMFAWTGGTMAGPGPDRSERSTR